In Deinococcus psychrotolerans, a genomic segment contains:
- a CDS encoding ATP-binding protein, which yields MLELTLLGRPRVTVDGQAVKLATHKSLLLLARIGLEGRTTRAELASLLWPLSDSSTARQNLRVELYRLNHTAAGAYLHLERSAVEQTGIWQIDVLDPAHDLNGAEMLSGEVAESDELGEWLESIRETRRTAVRFRLSASVSQHEAEGDLKGAARAAQAITELDPLDEAAQAQWLRLLVQAGETQMARATYQAYAERLRRELEAEPSAEVRRWTEVSTQTSEQTLQAPLIGREALWRELRSSHLPALLLGEPGVGKSRLADEFSAQHRPRLIVRGLAEARWWPLGAVTAALRSLSERGRLPTLAQTDQALLSRLIPELHADSAAASSLTGASPEQRQALFAALSRAVLPGLRRGLLVLDDLHDFDDLSLEAVRYLLAELLRVPPGDRARVLLSARAPELAHNAAATALVDELEGRGELRRLTVAPLLETDVLALVRTLGRTRGGTRFAARLHAATAGNPLFVLETLRHLRERGDLTDDAGGQWQTRHDEHTEFYAELDLPGSVLSAVKARVKLLGDGAQRVLEALAIMARPVPLDMLEMLTGLDAWLLASAIGAAREASLMVLRSGGYALAHDLYRVGVAAGLTAERQQLLHRQAALMLAEAPAAAREVAGHWLAAGQPQQAGEWLLRAAREAESIAAHTEGLGFLDEALALQLTKEVQARAHALAFQLHLGLGNLVEAESHLDTLRRLADQQRDEALELETEVHLAALNIQKSEFQQVIAITDRLLDAPLPGSLGAQMHLVRGMSLIRLARFTEAEMHLQEVLRLGTLQRTRWSFQVHFTLTQLYFPQGRFSEAEYHAGQAEAVARVLGDPQTIARGLLGRGVAAIAHSKPAEAVPLLREAQQLARLYSPLSVADMITLNLGTALWKIRHRDEASEAFKIAAASQHLPPEIHESATWNLGAISLDIGDLGQALTYCEQALVSAQKRGLPSTVLRRRAFLANIHLLCGQPVEAEEVTAIQIEAAQLNLGELEHLLATVALRRALLCGTGEEIETYAHALIQTSGPDDEQESHALLLAEACFHAGDFDDAARWIAQAPPGAWRTRLRLRLLREIVPCQSTDKGRAEVVADARHWLVAPATVALEAAFLAAELARNGQPDDVKEAKRRADLLLGSLEGRLERLSLSHLLA from the coding sequence ATGCTGGAACTGACCTTGCTGGGCAGGCCGCGCGTCACGGTAGACGGGCAAGCCGTCAAACTTGCCACCCACAAGAGCTTGCTGCTGCTGGCACGGATAGGACTGGAAGGCCGAACGACCCGCGCCGAACTGGCCTCGCTGCTGTGGCCTCTATCGGACTCTTCCACGGCCCGCCAGAACCTGCGGGTAGAACTCTACCGGCTAAACCACACGGCTGCTGGCGCGTACCTGCACCTGGAGCGCAGCGCCGTCGAGCAAACCGGAATATGGCAGATCGATGTGCTCGATCCGGCACACGACCTGAATGGAGCTGAAATGCTGTCCGGTGAGGTGGCCGAGTCGGACGAACTGGGTGAGTGGCTGGAGAGCATTCGGGAAACCCGCCGAACGGCGGTCCGCTTTCGCCTGAGCGCCTCAGTCAGCCAACATGAGGCCGAGGGTGATCTGAAGGGCGCAGCGCGGGCGGCGCAGGCCATCACCGAACTGGACCCGCTGGATGAAGCTGCCCAGGCCCAGTGGCTGCGGCTGCTGGTCCAGGCAGGTGAAACACAGATGGCCCGCGCCACTTACCAGGCTTACGCCGAGCGGCTGCGCCGGGAGCTGGAGGCTGAACCAAGTGCAGAGGTGCGCCGCTGGACCGAGGTGTCAACACAGACCTCGGAACAAACCTTGCAGGCCCCGCTGATCGGACGCGAGGCCCTGTGGCGAGAACTGCGGAGCAGCCACCTTCCGGCGCTGCTGCTGGGCGAACCGGGGGTGGGCAAATCGCGCCTGGCGGACGAGTTCAGCGCTCAGCACCGCCCGCGCCTGATCGTGCGCGGGCTTGCCGAAGCGCGGTGGTGGCCGCTGGGGGCGGTGACGGCGGCGCTCCGCTCACTCTCGGAGCGGGGCCGCCTGCCCACGTTGGCCCAAACGGATCAAGCGTTACTCTCGCGGCTGATTCCCGAGCTGCATGCTGATTCCGCAGCGGCCTCCTCACTGACCGGAGCCAGCCCAGAGCAGCGTCAAGCTCTTTTCGCAGCGCTGTCACGGGCCGTCCTGCCGGGTCTGAGGCGCGGTCTGTTGGTGCTCGATGACCTGCACGATTTCGATGATCTGAGCCTGGAAGCGGTTCGGTATTTGCTGGCCGAGCTGCTCCGGGTACCGCCCGGCGACCGCGCCCGCGTGCTGCTGAGCGCCCGCGCCCCGGAACTGGCCCACAATGCGGCGGCGACGGCTCTGGTGGATGAACTTGAAGGGCGCGGCGAACTGCGCCGATTGACGGTGGCCCCCCTGCTGGAAACCGACGTGCTGGCGCTGGTCAGAACGCTGGGACGAACTAGGGGCGGCACCCGTTTTGCGGCGCGGCTGCACGCGGCCACGGCGGGCAATCCGCTGTTTGTCCTCGAAACCTTGCGTCACCTGCGCGAGAGGGGCGATCTGACCGATGACGCCGGGGGCCAGTGGCAGACCCGTCATGACGAGCACACCGAGTTCTACGCCGAACTGGACTTGCCCGGCAGCGTGCTGAGCGCCGTGAAAGCGCGAGTCAAACTGCTGGGTGACGGAGCGCAGCGGGTGTTGGAAGCGCTGGCGATCATGGCCCGTCCGGTGCCGCTGGATATGCTGGAAATGCTGACCGGGCTGGACGCGTGGTTGCTGGCCTCGGCTATCGGCGCGGCCAGGGAGGCCTCTTTGATGGTGCTGCGTTCCGGGGGGTATGCCCTGGCCCACGATCTCTACCGGGTCGGTGTCGCGGCGGGCCTGACTGCCGAGCGCCAGCAACTTCTGCACCGCCAGGCCGCGCTCATGCTGGCCGAAGCTCCGGCGGCGGCGCGTGAGGTGGCCGGACATTGGCTGGCGGCCGGGCAGCCCCAGCAAGCAGGTGAGTGGCTGCTGCGGGCAGCCAGGGAAGCGGAGTCGATTGCCGCGCACACCGAAGGGCTGGGCTTTTTGGATGAGGCGCTGGCCCTGCAACTGACCAAGGAAGTGCAGGCACGCGCCCACGCCCTGGCGTTTCAGCTTCACTTGGGCCTGGGGAACCTGGTAGAAGCTGAATCTCACCTGGACACCCTGCGGCGACTGGCCGATCAGCAACGCGACGAGGCCCTTGAACTCGAGACCGAAGTGCATCTCGCCGCGCTGAACATCCAGAAAAGCGAGTTCCAGCAAGTGATTGCCATCACCGACCGGCTGCTAGACGCGCCGTTGCCAGGATCGCTGGGCGCACAGATGCACCTGGTACGGGGGATGTCCCTGATTCGCCTGGCCCGTTTCACGGAGGCTGAGATGCATCTGCAAGAGGTCTTGCGCCTGGGCACCTTGCAGCGTACCCGCTGGAGCTTCCAGGTGCATTTCACATTGACCCAACTCTACTTTCCACAGGGGCGTTTCAGTGAGGCCGAATATCATGCGGGTCAGGCTGAGGCCGTTGCCCGTGTGCTGGGCGATCCCCAGACCATTGCGCGGGGTCTGCTGGGCCGGGGCGTGGCCGCCATTGCCCACAGCAAACCCGCCGAGGCCGTGCCGCTGCTGCGAGAAGCCCAGCAGCTTGCCAGACTGTACAGTCCACTGAGCGTGGCCGACATGATCACGCTCAATCTGGGAACGGCACTCTGGAAAATTCGGCACCGTGACGAGGCCAGTGAAGCCTTCAAAATTGCCGCCGCCAGCCAGCACCTTCCGCCGGAAATACATGAATCGGCAACCTGGAACCTGGGCGCGATCAGTCTGGACATAGGTGATCTGGGACAGGCGCTGACCTACTGTGAGCAGGCACTGGTCAGCGCCCAGAAGCGCGGTCTACCCAGCACGGTCTTGCGCCGCCGAGCTTTCCTGGCCAACATTCACTTGCTATGCGGCCAGCCAGTGGAAGCCGAAGAAGTAACGGCAATACAAATAGAAGCTGCACAACTCAACCTAGGTGAGCTGGAACATCTGCTGGCAACGGTGGCCCTGCGCCGGGCACTGCTGTGCGGGACGGGGGAGGAGATTGAGACGTACGCCCACGCCTTGATACAAACCTCAGGCCCGGACGACGAGCAAGAATCCCATGCCTTGCTCTTGGCGGAAGCCTGCTTTCACGCGGGCGATTTTGATGACGCGGCCCGCTGGATCGCTCAGGCCCCGCCCGGTGCTTGGCGCACTCGCCTGCGTCTGCGTTTGCTGAGAGAAATCGTTCCCTGTCAGAGTACCGATAAGGGCCGCGCCGAAGTGGTAGCCGATGCCCGTCACTGGCTGGTGGCCCCTGCGACCGTGGCCCTGGAAGCAGCGTTCCTTGCTGCCGAACTGGCCCGCAATGGGCAGCCGGACGATGTGAAGGAAGCCAAACGCCGCGCCGATCTGTTGCTGGGTAGTCTGGAAGGACGGCTTGAGCGCCTGAGTCTGAGCCACCTGCTGGCGTAG